In the genome of Acidobacteriota bacterium, the window CGGAAACCAACGGCCGCAGCATTTGAATTTGATCGCGATGATGTCGAGCTCGCTATGCCAGTGAGCGCAGCGAGTCTCGGCGTCAAGATCGACCCCATAAATTATCTCACCGAAGATCTCCGTTTGGCTCAACATTCTTAGATAGTAAATTGTAAATTGGTCGATTGTTAATTGGGCTATCTATTACCAATTAACAATCCCCCAATTTACAGATGACAATTGATTTAACACTGTACTGCGTTAAAGACGACCAGTTATCTGTTAAAATAACGTTATGGCAAATCTTGAAACAGCAACACTCGCGGCAGGATGTTTTTGGTGTGTCGAGGCAGTTTTTGACTCACTTATTGGTGTCGAAGATGTCGTTTCGGGCTATTCCGGCGGCCACACGGAGAATCCTACGTATCAACAAGTTTGCAGCGAAACCACCGGCCACGCTGAAGTGGTTCAGATCAAATTCGACCCCGAACAGCTCTCGTTCGCTAATCTGCTCCGAGTCTATTTCACCGTCCATGACCCGACCACGCTCAACCGTCAGGGCAACGATATCGGTTCGTCATACCGCTCCGCCATTTTCTACCACAGCGAAGCCCAGCGCGAAACCGCCGATCAGATTATCGCCGAGATCACGGCCGAAAGCATCTACGACAACCCGATCGTCACCGAGGTCACCGCCTTCGACAAATTCTGGCCTGCTGAGGATTACCACCAGGAATACTTCGCCAATAACCCCAACCAACCATACTGCGCCGCGGTCGTCGCACCAAAAGTAGCGAAGTTCCGCCAGAAATTCGTCAGCCGCCTAAAGAAATGACTGGAGCGCAAGCGTCCCGCTTGCCAACACTGCGGCTTCCGTAGTGTTCGGTCTCTCGATATTTCTCATCATCGTTTAACACGAAACTCTTAACACCGAGGAAGCCTCGGTGTTGGCGAGCTCGACGCTTGCGCTCCAGTCCCACTAGAGCTTTCCAAGCAACATCAGCACGCCGATCACAATAAAAGCGACAGCGACGATCCGCTGGAGCCATTCGGTCGGAACATACTGACTTAAAACGCCGCCTACTAAAACGCCAAGCAGCGTAACCACGACCAGAGCCAGCGCTGCGCCGAGAAAGACAGAGACCTTCGATTCCGTACTCGACGTCATCGTTATCACCGCGAGCTGCGTTTTATCGCCGAGTTCCGCCAAAAATAGAGTTAAGAAGGCCGTTCCAAATATTTTCCAATCCATACAGAATAGCTTACAAAAAGTTGGCTTAAGTTGGCGAAGTTGGAAGCGGAAAGAAGCGGCCCATCGCCAGCGGCGGAGAGCGGAAGCGGCCGGCGGCGGTGGAGCGGGCGGCGATGCCGGAGGAGACTGAACTGGCGATCCCGCTCACCTAGATCAAGAACCTCCGCGAACGGTCCCCAAAACCGCCTAAAACGACCTTTGACCAATCTCCTAAATACCTCTACCAAACTACCGTTCTATGGCCCACCAAGGGCAAAAACCGTTTTACCTATCTCGCCTTTCTGCATTCGGGTAATCACCAAGATTCTATTTGCTTGCATCTTTCGCTGATATGGTTCAAAATTCGCTAAAACAAAACCAAAGAGCTATCTTCACCAGAATTTTTCGTCCGATCTTTTTGTCGTTAAGAAATCTATGTCAAGTTCAATTTTCCGCACAAAATCCATCTCTCAGATCCAGGCCGACGCGGCCGCGGGACTGTTGGAACACGCCCAAGACTCCAAAGAACCCGGTACGCTTCGCCGTACGCTGGGTGTTTTCGACCTAACCATGATGGGCATAGCCGCGATCATCGGCGCAGGCATCTTCGCAATGGTCGGCAAAGCCTCGTACAACGGCGGCCCGGCGGTGGCTCTATTGTTTGTGTTTACAGCATTTGCGTGCGGTTTTTCGGCTCTGTGTTACGCTGAGTTTGCTTCTCGAATTCCGGTTGCCGGCTCAGCATATACCTACGCATACGCCTCGATGGGCGAGTTTATCGCGTGGATAATCGGTTGGGATCTGATCGTCGAATACGCCATCGGCAACATTGCGGTCGCGATCTCGTGGAGCGACTATTTTACAGGCCTTTTGAAAGGTTACGGCATTGATATACCGCTGCATTTTACGATGGATTTCCTCACCGCGAGGCGTGGCCATGCCGCCGTGATGGACGCGATATCCAGCGGCACCACGATCGACGTGTTAACAAAGGCGTGTGATGCAAAGGACGCAGTGGTCAGCTGCGGCCAGATCGACGGCTACCTCGCAACCTTGAGTGCTCCAAAACTAGGTTCGATCCCGATCGTCGCCGACCTTCCGGCCTTGCTCATAACCGTCGCGATCACAACACTTGTGTTCATAGGCATTCGAGAATCCAAGTTCGCGTCGAACATAATGACGGTTCTCAAGATCGGGATTATCCTGCTCGTTATCTTCCTCGGCTTGAATTACGTGCAGCCGGCAAACTGGTCGCCGTTCGCACCAAACGGATTTGAAGGGGTTTTAAAGGGAGTTTCGGCCGTATTCTTTGCGTACATTGGCTTTGACGCTCTTTCGACGACCGCTGAGGAATGTGTTAATCCGCGGCGTGACCTGCCGATCGCGATGATTGCTTCGCTGGTCATCTGCACTATTTTATATATAGCAGTTGCCCTCGTGCTGACCGGAATGGTGAGCTATACAAAGCTCGACGTAGGTGATCCGCTTGCCTTTGTTTTTGGACCTGAAGGTGCAAATATCCCCTGGGTTGCCGGTATCATTGCTGTCAGTGCCGTGATCGCTCTCGCAACCGTTTTCCTGGTGTTTCAGATCGGGCAACCGCGTCTCTGGATGGCGATGAGCCGCGACGGCCTGCTTCCCAAAATCTTCTCGTCGATTCATCCGAAGTTCAATACGCCATGGTTCGCAACCCTCGTAACGGGCTTTGTTGTCGCGATCCCCGCCTTATTCATGAACCTGACCGAGGTCACGGACCTTGCGAGTATTGGGACGCTTTTTGCGTTCGTCGTCGTCTGCGCAGGCGTTTTGTTTAAGGACAAGGAGTTCAGGGAAAGCGGAACGCGTTACGTTCCCTACATAAATTCGCAGTTCCTGCTGCCCGCCATTCTGATCGTACTTTTTGCCGCGATCTACTACTTCAACCCGACCGTTGTCAGCGATTTCTTAAAACTCGAACCGAAGGATGGCGAAACTATGCTCGGGGCTTTTTCGCACAAGATCCCGATGATCTTTTTCATCATCGTCGCGGTGTTGCTTTTTGTATTGAGTCTGACAAAAAAGCTTTCGCTGATACCGATCTTAGGATTGCTATCGTGCCTCTATCTGATGACAGAATTGGGGGTTACGAACTGGATCCGGTTCACCCTATGGTTGCTTGTAGGCCTTATAATTTATGCCTTATATGGTTTTCGTAACAGCAAACTTTCGACCGCAGAATCAGAAGCTGCTCAAAGCTAGCGAGAGTTTACAAATCTTTACAACAAAGGCAAAACTAATTGAGCTAGAATTGCGTCATACAAGCGGTTAACGAATCTAAATTAGGACAGGAGCACTATATCTCTATGAAGAAGAACTTTGTTTTGGCAGCAGCTATTGCGATGCTCGCAATGGCATTCACCGCGTCGGCACAAAAAGCCCCCGCAGACTTCAGCGGCAAATGGAACCTCGACCTCGCAAAATCGAAATTGACCGACCGTGAGAAAACATCGATCGAGTCGCAAACTGTAACGATCACGCAGACTGCAGCAGACATTAAGATCGAAACCGATACCAAACGTATGGCACCGGCAGGTGGAGCACCACCTGCTGGTGGCCCTCCAGGAGGTGGTGGTGTACGTATGGGTGGTGGCGGTGGTGCTCAGGGTCCGCAGACTTTTACCCTTGGCAAAGAAACAACCACCGATCAGCAGATGGGCCAGAATACGGTTCCTGTCACAGCAGGCTCGAAATGGGAAGGTTCGAAGCTTGTCACTTCACGTTCGTTCACAATGAACGGACCAAACGGTGAGATGAAGAGCTCAACCAAACAGACACTTGAGCTTGGAGCTGATGGCAAATCGTTGACGATCACGGTTGAATCGACTGGAATGCAGGGTGCGACGACCTCGACCCGTGTTTACACGAAAGGCTAATAACTAACTTCTGTTATTAGAAAGGCGGGCTTTCGAGCCCGCCTTTTTTAGTCTTCAAATCGAATTTCTTCGATTATCTCTTTCATGTATTTCTTTCCCTGTTCAAGATCTTCTCGTTTCAGCGATACAGCTCCGACAACGGCGTGTCCGCCGCCACCGTATCTTTCGCAGATCTCGGCGATGTTATGGGTTCGCGGCCGAGGAGCCCAAGGGTTGGAGCCGACCGAGATCTTAGTGCGGAAATCGCTTCGCGTGAGCGAAACCGTATAGGTGGTTTCGGGATAAAAATAATACGGAATGAACTTGTTGTAGCCGTCAATCCCTGTATCTGTCAGATCAAATCGCACCACGCCGCGTTCGTAAACAGCACGCTCCTTGATCAATTTCACGGTATTCCAATGGCGTTCGAGGATCGGTTCGAGTTTTTCCTGGATCTCGTTGCTCTCGACGATCTCGTCCAGCGTCCGAGCTGTTAAAGAGCGGATAATTTTCTCGACAAATGCAACATCTTTTTCTCCCTCGATGACCTGCATTAGTTTTAAAGCGGACGACCGTAGCTCGACGCATTGGGCCGGCGATTCGTATAGTGCTCCGTCAATTATGTGCGCCCATTCGATCAGTTCGGCGAGCGATTCGTCTTCGAAACCGTACTTCTCTTTGGTGACTCGAGCAATGAACTCAGCGCACGATTTACTGGTCGTATCGAGGAATTTCTGACCCGAAGTATCCGCCAGAAAGTGCTGTTCGTCCTCCTTCGTAAGAAACGCGGATTGATGATGGTCGAACCACCACGTCAGCCGTTCGTCGGGACAATATTTGAAATCGACGATGGCATTTTCATCGCCGTCGAACTGATCGCGGTCAAACGCATTTCCCGCCCTATGCATTGTCGGCGTGTATGCTACCTCGGCATTTGGATCTATTTTTGCGTGAAAAAACTTGGTAAAGATGGCAGCCGATGACACGCCATCGAAACAATTGCCGTGATAAAGTATTCTTAGTTTCATGGATAAATGCAGCCGCCGAGCGGCAAAACATTTTAGGCTAGAGTAAGGAAAATGGTTAGTCAAGGGATGTGGGTATCAAATGGAGTCCCTGGATGCGAAAATATGCGTCCCTGCGTATGACCAGAAAGACATTCGCATGACCAGGGACGTATCGTTCCTGACCGCTTGGGGCACAACTCGATCATGGCCATCATGCTTTTAGGAACACGCATTCACTCCCAGCATCAGGTCGCCCATTAAATATGTCATCAAAGACCCGGCGCTATCGCATTTGCCTCGCGAGTGATCCTCGACTTATTCTTTGAGATTGCGGAACAAAAATAAACGGATGAACGATACAAATTTCAGGATCAGGATCGCTGCACCAGACGATGCAGCGCCACTGATAAGTTTCAACCAGGCGATGGCCCTCGAAACGGAAGGTAAGCAGTTGGAGGCGAAAAAGATCACTTCCGGGGTCGAGGCTGTTTTTGCCGACGAGAAGAAAGGTTTTTATGTGGTCGCTGAATTTGAGGACAAGATCGTCGGCGGCCTGATGGTCACTTATGAATGGAGTGATTGGCGTAACAAATGGTTCTGGTGGATCCAAAGCGTTTACATTCTGCCCGAAACTCGAGGACAGAAGCTGTATAGCCGCATGTACGAGTTCGTTAAACAGCAGGCTGCCGCGGCCGGAAACGTTTGCGGTTTCAGGTTGTATGTCGAGACCGAAAACGCCCACGCACAAAAGGTCTATGAGGCTCTCGGAATGGCATCGTCGCATTATCTGATGTACGAAGAAGAGGTATGACAAAGATCACCGAAGCCGAATTTAAACGGATCTGTGACGGGATATACGAGGATCGCGTCAGCATTATCAAACATAACCCGATCGGCCCAGGCGAGGAGATCCTGCTATGGATGCTGTTGAGCTGTTTGATCAGTTATCTCAATCTCTCGGACATCGAAACGCCATGTTTTACGGGAAAGCCTGACGCAAATACTTACCGCGAGGCTATAAACTTCGTATTAAGAGATCGGCGTACCGGGGATTTTGAGATCACGAAGTTTTTTGACCTATTTTCCGATGCTAGTTGAGAAATTTATAATAACGCCGTTTCAGCAAAATACGCGAGTTATAGTTTGCGAGGAAACAAGAAAGGCGATCTGCGTCGATCCGGGTGAACCGTGTGAAGAGATCGTTGATTTTCTAAATAAAAACAAGTTTGAGCTTCAGGCAGTGACACTGACCCACGGCCATCTCGATCATGTCGGCGGCACGAGTTATCTTGCCAAGATGTTTCCAAAGGCGGAGATAATTCTGCATAGCGCAGACGAAGGCCTGTATTACAGCTTACCTCAGCAGCCATTACTTATGGGCGTCCAACCGCATCAATTGGCGGCTCTTGGTTTAGATTACGACGATCCGCCAAAACTGACGCGTAATTGGCAGGACGGTGAGATCTATGAGGTAGGATCGTTGAGATTTTCTGTTCGACACTGCCCCGGACATACGCCCGGTCATGTCGTTTTTGCCGAAGAAAGTCAGAAACGCGTATTCGTCGGCGATTGCCTGTTTCTCGGCTCGGTCGGCCGCACCGATCTGCCCGGCGGCGATCACGATCAACTTATCGATTCGATAACAACAAATATCTTGTCACTTGACGACGAAACAGTAGTTTATTCAGGCCACGGGCCGGAAACAACGGTCGGCCACGAGAGGCAGACAAATCCGTTTCTAACCGGAGCGTACCAGATCGGCAAAGGCCGTTATTATTAATTAGGAGCATGAGTATGAAGAGAATTTTTGCATTCGCTGTTATCACGTCGCTATTGAGCCTATCGGTTTTCGCTCATGGCGATAACAGCCATTTCTCAAACAAACAAGAAGTGACCGTCAAGACTCAAAAGGTCGGCGGCAATGTTTATATGCTGCAGGGACGTGGCGGCAACATTGGCGCCGTTGCCGGGCCGGAAGGCATCCTGATCGTCGATGACGATTACAAAGCCGTTTCTCAGAAGTTAAGCGACGCCCTCAAGGAGCTTGGATCACCAGTACCCAAATTCATCCTAAATACGCACTGGCACGGAGATCACACGGAAGGCAACGACTTTTTCGGCAAGCAGCAATCGATCATAATTGCTCACGCAAACGTAAGAAAACGCCTGCTCGATCCGCCGGTTATCTTCGGCCAAAAGACGGCTCCGTACGCCTCTCACGCGCTGCCGATGCTTACTTACACGGAATCGATGACGATACATCTGAACGGCGAAGAGATCACGCTTCGGTATTACCCGAATGGCCATACGGACGGCGATTCAGTGGTGTTTTTTAAGAATGCGAACGTCGTCCACCTGGGAGACGATTTTTTTGTCGGGCGTTTTCCGTTCGTCGATATCGACAGCGGCGGCAGCGTTCAGGGAATGATAAATAACGTTTCGTCATTGCTCAAGACGATCCCGTCCGATGCGAAATTGATCCCGGGCCATGGAGCTCTCGCTACAACGGCCGACCTGCAAACGTATCGCGATGCACTCGCGGACACAGCAAAGATCGTGCAGGATGCGATGAAAAAGAAGAAAACGCTCGACGAGATCAAAAAAGCCGGATTACCGGCAAAGTTCGACTCGTTCGGTAGCGGATTTATTAAGACGCCGCAGTGGATAGAAACGATCTATCGCAGCTATTCGAAGAAATAAAAAAGAGCAGGCCACTCGGCCTGCTCTTTTACTTGCTCATTGGCGATTTAACCAGTTCTTACGCGACGGTAACGTCTTTGTTTAGATAAACGTCCTGAATTGCATTCAGGAGTTCGACGCCTTCGGCCATTGGGCGTTGGAATGCCTTTCTGCCGGAGATCAGGCCCGTGCCGCCGCCGCGCTTATTGATCACGGCTGTGCGAACTGCATCGGCGAGATCGCCCGCCCCCTTTGATTCTCCGCCTGAATTGATCAAGCCGCAGCGTCCCATGTAGCAATTGGCAACCTGATAGCGAACAAGATCGATCGGGTTGTCGCTGGTCAGCTCGGTATAGATCTTAGGATTTGTCTTGCCGTAGCTGCTCTCGGTGTTGAGCATGTTATAGCCGCCGTTTCGCTCCGGCAGTTTCTGCTTGATGATGTCAGCCTGGATCGTGACGCCTAGGTGGTTTGCCTGGCCGGTAAGGTCGGCAGCCGTGTGCATATCACCTTCAGGGCCTTTGAACTTCGGATTGCGAAGATAGCACCAGAGGATCGTCGCCATTCCGAGTTCGTGGGCGTAGGCAAAAGCCTCCGCTACCTCAGTTATCTGGCGTGTTGATTGGTCGGAACCAAAGTAGATCGTCGCTCCAACGGCAACGGCTCCCATATTTTTCGCCTGCTCGATCGTACCGAACATGACCTGATCAAATTGGTTTGGGTAGGTCAGCAGTTCGTTGTGGTTGATCTTCACAACGAACGGTATCTTGTGAGCATATTTGCGAGCGACTGTCCCGAGCACGCCGTAGGTCGATGCGACGGCATTACAACCGCCCTCGATCGCGAGTTTTACGATGTTCTCGGGGTCGAAATACATCGGGTTCGGTGCAAAGCTCGCCCCCGCCGAATGCTCGATCCCTTGATCGACGGGCAGGATCGACAAGTAACCCGTACCGCGTAGCCGACCGTTGTCATTCAACGTTTGAATGCTGCGCAAAACACTCGGATTGCGGTCCGAGTTCGCCCAAATGCGGTCGACGAAATCACTGCCGGGAAGGTGAATGTTTTCCTTTGGAATGGTTGTGGAAACGTGGTTCAAAAGCGAGTCGGCATCGGCACCGAGTAATTCCTGAATTTTGGCTAGATCGACGGACATTAAGTTCTCCTTACAAAATTAGTTGGTGAATTTCTATCTAATAATATACAACGCATTGCCCGGCATGTTAACCGTCGAAAAACTCAGGGTAGAATTTTCATGAACTTTTACCCTACTCGCGGTCTTCTCAAGTCAAATAAAAAACCGTCCGGCACTACCAACGTACCGGACGGCCTTTTGCTTTTTTTACATCAGCAACCTACTTGCCTGCTGGATTTCCATCGGTGTCGAGGATCGAGATAGTTTGGCCGAGTTCCTTTAGGCCGGGCTCGATGACCTTGCGGTCGCCGACGATGACGATAGCCATTTTCGACGGGTCGAGGTATTTGTTGGAGACGCGTTCTACGTCGGCCAGCGTGACCGCACCGATCTTTTGGATGTATTCGTTAAAGTAAGAATCCGGCAGGCCGTAAACGACAAGTGCGGCGAGCTGGTTCGAGATGCCGCCGACCGTTTCGAATGCGCTCGGGAAACGGCGGATGAACGATTGCTTGTTAACATCAAGCTCAGCTTGAGTGACAGGGCGTGCACCGCGCATTCCGTTGATCTCCTTAAGAAATTCCTGAACCGCTTCCTTGGTAGAGATCGTCTGGATCTCACCCGAAGCCGAGAACGGCCCCGCACCGCGACGCGGCGAGAAGCGGCTGTAAGCTCCATAAGTGTAACCCTTATCTTCGCGAAGGTTCATGAAAAGTCGGGCTGTACCGCCGCCGCCGAGAATGGAGTTCATCACCTGAACGGCGAAGAAATCGGGATTGCTGCGTTCGATACCGACGGTACCGATCGAGACCGACGATTGAGCTGCACCCGGTTTGTCGACAATGTAGATCCCGGGTTTTGCCATCATTTGCTGTTCGGCAATGCTCGAAGCCGAAACATCGCCTGGCTTCCAGTCAGCAAAGGCCTTTTCGAGCCGCGCTTTGACTTCGGCTGCCTGAACGTCACCGACGACGATCAAGGTCGAGTTATTCGGACGGTAATTCGCTCTGAAGAAATTGGCGAGGTCGTCACGGGTCATCGCGGCAACGGTCTTTTCATCACCCGTCAACTGACGGCCATATACCTGGTTGCCATAGAGCACCTTGTCGTAAACCACGCCGGCAACTGCTGTCGCGCTCGCCTTTCGCTGACGGAACGAATTCAAGAGGCGTCCTTTCGTTGATTTGAATTCAGCTTCCGGGAAAGCCGCATTCATGATCTGATCGGAGAAATAGCCAAGTGCGGTGTCGAGGTTTTTTGTGAGCGTTTGCATTGAAACCGTCGAGGTATCGAATGACGAACCTGCATTCACTGACGCTCCGATCGCCTGCAGCCCATTGGCGATATCCAGTGCCGAACGGGTCTTCGTACCTTGGTTTAGCATCGAGGCCGTCATTGACGCAACGCCAGATTTATCTGCGCTTTCGAGAGCACCGCCCGCATTGACGACGAGATTCATCGAAACTATCGGCAGTTCGTTCTGCTTGACGATCCAAACGTTGAGGCCGTTCGAGAGCTTTGTTTTCTCTATCGCCGGCAGGCTAAGCTTCGGATCCGGTCCGGGTTTGGGAAGCATCGCTTCCTGCTTGGCGATCAGAGCGGTGTCCTTTTTCTTGGTCTCCGTCGAAGCGGGCTTGTCAGCTTTGGCCGGCGGCGGAGGTGTCTTAGACGGTACTGCGGACAGAACGAGATGGTTTGCAGTGAGGTACTTGTTCGCGACGCGTTTTACGTCCTCAGAAGTGACCTTTCTGTAGCGGTCGAGATTTGACTGAAAATAGTTCGGCTGGCCCAGATATCCGGCATAGTTGGTGAGGGCACTTCCTTTGCCGAAAACTGTCTGCAGGCCATAAATCGCCTGCGCCTCACGCTGCGTTACCGAACGTGTGATCTCGTCAGCCGTCGGGCCGTCTTTCTTGATCCGCTCAAGTTCCGTGTTGATCGCGGCCTCGATCTCGTCCAGAGTTTTACCCGGACGGGCGGTCGCGGAGACCTGGAAAAGCCCTGCGATCTCGTTGGTGTTGTTACTGGCGAAGACGTTAGCGACAAGCTCATTCTTGTAAAGCAAATTGCTCTGGAGCCGGGAACCGCGTCCGCCGGACAGTATGTTGGAAAGCACATCGAGTGGAGCTTCGTCCGCTGCGTAGGCCGGAACTGAGGCCCATGTGAGCGAGATTCGTGACGCGTTTGCGAAAGGATCTTCGTACGACTTTCGCACCACGCTCGAGAGTTGAGGCACCGGAAGGTTGGGCCGGACGATCGGCTGGCCGGCTTTCATGCCGCCAAAGTACTTCTCGATCCAGGCCATGGTCTGCTTCTCGTCGAAATCGCCCGAGATCGCCATGACCGTATTATTAGGCACGTAATAGGTTCGGAAAAAAGACTTTACATCTTCGAGCGACGCGGCAGAGAGGTCTGCCATTGAGCCGATCACGTCCCAACGGTAAGGATGGCCCTCGGGGTACATTACCTCATAGGTCATCTCCGACATTGCTCCGTAAGGTACGTTATCGACGCGTTGGCGACGCTCATTTTTAACGACATCGCGCTGATTATCGAGCTTTGCCTGGTCCATCGCGGCGAGCAAGTTGCCCATGCGGTCGGCTTCCATGTAGAGCGTTCGTTCGAGCATGTTAGACGGTACGGTTTCGTAATAGAAGGTGCGGTCCTGATCGGTCGTACCGTTGACGCTGCCGCCCATCTCATCAACCGCACGCCAGCCGTCGATAAAATTCCCTGAGCCCTGAAACATCATGTGCTCGAAAAGGTGGGCAAAACCGGTGCGGCCATTCGCTTCGTTCTTTGAGCCGACGTGATAGAACATGTTCACAGAAACGATCGGTGTCGAACGGTCCTGATGCATCACAACGGTCATCCCGTTTTTCAGCTTGTACTGTTTAACGTTGATCGGGGGCAGCTTATCGCCCTGGCCGAAAACGGGTGCCGTCGATGTAATGGCAAATATCAGAAAGAAAAGAGACAGGAAAGTGCGTCGCATGTTTAACTCCTTAAAGACTCGGGCGATATGCCGAAAAAAGCCAAAGGACACCTGCCTTTAAGACAGATGCCCGCTAACTAAATTTTGAGATTCCAGATTGTGTTACGGAGACTAGCTTGTCTTGGTTTCAACCGTTGCGAGAGCGGCGATCTTTTCGCGTTTCGAGACCACCACGCCGCCTGGCTTCTCGACGGTGATGGCGAACATTCCTGGCTCGACCGCCTTCAGCTTGGCATCGATCGGGATGATAACCTCGCCATTTTCGGCAACGTCGAAGGTTCCGCCGTCGATTGGCGTGGCCTTATCCTGCGTCTTGTCGAAGATCCACAGTTGATAGGTCTCTTTGGCCTTGTCGTTTGCCGGCAAGCCCTTGAAACGCATGTAGCCCTGCTGCTTTTCATCGCTCCAGACTACGTCACCTGAGAGATCTTTCAGCTCTTTAACGTTTCCTGCAGCCCAATTCGCCTTGATAAGGCCGGCGGTCGACTTCAAAAGCTCTTCCCGCAATTCGCCCGGTGTTTTAACTTTTGGTGTTTCGACCGTGACAGGATTAACAGCCAACTGCTGCGGCTTAGAATTCGTTATATAAATGTTTACGGCAAGGGCGATACAGGCCGCGAGAGCCGCCGTCCAGCCAAGCCACCCGAACCATCCGGAGGCTGGCCGCTCGTTCTCGTCGGTCTTGTAGACCGGAGGCCACGGAGATTCCTGACCAACTAATTTTTCGGCGTTCGCAGAGATCTTGGCAAATAGATGATCAGGCATCGGCACGACCTCGCCAAAATCGATCATGCTGATCGCAGCGGCTGTCATCTCGAGCGATCGAAACTCAGCATCAGCCGTTCCGGGATCGATCTGACCGAGCTGCATTTCCTCTGCTTCATCCAGCCCGTATATCGCCTTCTTGGTAAGAAGATCGAAGAGTAGTTCATTCTTTTCTTCGCTCATGCTCTCACCTCCTGAGACACGCTCGACCCACCGAGCCCTAAATATTCCCTGACCTGCAAGATTCCACGCCGTGCGTGCGTTTTGACGGTGCCCAGCGGCATTCCCGTTGCATCTGATATCTCTTGGTGGGACATCCCCTGAACTATTGATAATCTAAGCACCTGCTGCTGCTCCGGCCGAAGCGT includes:
- a CDS encoding TMEM165/GDT1 family protein produces the protein MDWKIFGTAFLTLFLAELGDKTQLAVITMTSSTESKVSVFLGAALALVVVTLLGVLVGGVLSQYVPTEWLQRIVAVAFIVIGVLMLLGKL
- a CDS encoding MBL fold metallo-hydrolase is translated as MLVEKFIITPFQQNTRVIVCEETRKAICVDPGEPCEEIVDFLNKNKFELQAVTLTHGHLDHVGGTSYLAKMFPKAEIILHSADEGLYYSLPQQPLLMGVQPHQLAALGLDYDDPPKLTRNWQDGEIYEVGSLRFSVRHCPGHTPGHVVFAEESQKRVFVGDCLFLGSVGRTDLPGGDHDQLIDSITTNILSLDDETVVYSGHGPETTVGHERQTNPFLTGAYQIGKGRYY
- a CDS encoding GNAT family N-acetyltransferase, which gives rise to MNDTNFRIRIAAPDDAAPLISFNQAMALETEGKQLEAKKITSGVEAVFADEKKGFYVVAEFEDKIVGGLMVTYEWSDWRNKWFWWIQSVYILPETRGQKLYSRMYEFVKQQAAAAGNVCGFRLYVETENAHAQKVYEALGMASSHYLMYEEEV
- a CDS encoding MBL fold metallo-hydrolase; this encodes MKRIFAFAVITSLLSLSVFAHGDNSHFSNKQEVTVKTQKVGGNVYMLQGRGGNIGAVAGPEGILIVDDDYKAVSQKLSDALKELGSPVPKFILNTHWHGDHTEGNDFFGKQQSIIIAHANVRKRLLDPPVIFGQKTAPYASHALPMLTYTESMTIHLNGEEITLRYYPNGHTDGDSVVFFKNANVVHLGDDFFVGRFPFVDIDSGGSVQGMINNVSSLLKTIPSDAKLIPGHGALATTADLQTYRDALADTAKIVQDAMKKKKTLDEIKKAGLPAKFDSFGSGFIKTPQWIETIYRSYSKK
- a CDS encoding amino acid permease; this translates as MSSSIFRTKSISQIQADAAAGLLEHAQDSKEPGTLRRTLGVFDLTMMGIAAIIGAGIFAMVGKASYNGGPAVALLFVFTAFACGFSALCYAEFASRIPVAGSAYTYAYASMGEFIAWIIGWDLIVEYAIGNIAVAISWSDYFTGLLKGYGIDIPLHFTMDFLTARRGHAAVMDAISSGTTIDVLTKACDAKDAVVSCGQIDGYLATLSAPKLGSIPIVADLPALLITVAITTLVFIGIRESKFASNIMTVLKIGIILLVIFLGLNYVQPANWSPFAPNGFEGVLKGVSAVFFAYIGFDALSTTAEECVNPRRDLPIAMIASLVICTILYIAVALVLTGMVSYTKLDVGDPLAFVFGPEGANIPWVAGIIAVSAVIALATVFLVFQIGQPRLWMAMSRDGLLPKIFSSIHPKFNTPWFATLVTGFVVAIPALFMNLTEVTDLASIGTLFAFVVVCAGVLFKDKEFRESGTRYVPYINSQFLLPAILIVLFAAIYYFNPTVVSDFLKLEPKDGETMLGAFSHKIPMIFFIIVAVLLFVLSLTKKLSLIPILGLLSCLYLMTELGVTNWIRFTLWLLVGLIIYALYGFRNSKLSTAESEAAQS
- the msrA gene encoding peptide-methionine (S)-S-oxide reductase MsrA gives rise to the protein MANLETATLAAGCFWCVEAVFDSLIGVEDVVSGYSGGHTENPTYQQVCSETTGHAEVVQIKFDPEQLSFANLLRVYFTVHDPTTLNRQGNDIGSSYRSAIFYHSEAQRETADQIIAEITAESIYDNPIVTEVTAFDKFWPAEDYHQEYFANNPNQPYCAAVVAPKVAKFRQKFVSRLKK
- a CDS encoding phosphoesterase, encoding MKLRILYHGNCFDGVSSAAIFTKFFHAKIDPNAEVAYTPTMHRAGNAFDRDQFDGDENAIVDFKYCPDERLTWWFDHHQSAFLTKEDEQHFLADTSGQKFLDTTSKSCAEFIARVTKEKYGFEDESLAELIEWAHIIDGALYESPAQCVELRSSALKLMQVIEGEKDVAFVEKIIRSLTARTLDEIVESNEIQEKLEPILERHWNTVKLIKERAVYERGVVRFDLTDTGIDGYNKFIPYYFYPETTYTVSLTRSDFRTKISVGSNPWAPRPRTHNIAEICERYGGGGHAVVGAVSLKREDLEQGKKYMKEIIEEIRFED
- a CDS encoding class I fructose-bisphosphate aldolase; amino-acid sequence: MSVDLAKIQELLGADADSLLNHVSTTIPKENIHLPGSDFVDRIWANSDRNPSVLRSIQTLNDNGRLRGTGYLSILPVDQGIEHSAGASFAPNPMYFDPENIVKLAIEGGCNAVASTYGVLGTVARKYAHKIPFVVKINHNELLTYPNQFDQVMFGTIEQAKNMGAVAVGATIYFGSDQSTRQITEVAEAFAYAHELGMATILWCYLRNPKFKGPEGDMHTAADLTGQANHLGVTIQADIIKQKLPERNGGYNMLNTESSYGKTNPKIYTELTSDNPIDLVRYQVANCYMGRCGLINSGGESKGAGDLADAVRTAVINKRGGGTGLISGRKAFQRPMAEGVELLNAIQDVYLNKDVTVA